AATTAGATCTTGCTAACCCCAAAGTTTTTTTAGCATCCTCATATGAAATATCATAGCCAAATTCTTTTCCGCCTTCGACCTTAGAAAGAATAGTAAAACGTTCTGTATCTATCAACGTTCCATCTAAATCAAATAAAACAGCTTCTATTTTTTTCATATATAAAATTTTATCAACTTAAAAATTTTACTTCAATAAAAAATGGTGCAAACCATTTTAAGTTTAAACACCATCTTTAATACGATAAACTAATACTTTGAATTAACTCTCATAGCATTTAATATAGCGATAACTGCTACACCAACATCACCAAAAACAGCAATCCACATATTAGTAATACCAAAAGCTGATAATATAAGAATTAACATTTTAATAGCTAAAGAGAAAATAATATTTTCGTAAGCAATTCTCATAGTTTTCTTAGATATTTTTTTAGCGATAATCAAATCCTTTAAATCATCATGCATGAGAACCATATCAGCAGCTTCAATTGCCGCATCACTTCCTACCCCGCCCATAGCGATACCTATATCGGATCTCATTAAACTTGGAGCATCATTAATTCCATCTCCAACAAAGCAAATGACATCTTCTTTCTTCTTTTCTTTGAAAATTTTATCTATTTCTTCAACTTTATTTTGAGGTAGTAAAGAAGCTTTATAATCTGTTAACTTCAAACTTTCTGCAACACTTTCAGCAATTTTTTCATTATCACCGGTGAGCATAATTGTTTTCCCACCATTTTTACTAAGACTTTCGATAGTTTCTTTCGCACCATCTTTTATTTCATCAGCTATGATAATTGATCCAAAAAATTTATCATTTTTAGCCACATAAACAACAGTGCCAACTTCTTCATTTTTAATAAAGTTGATATTATTATTTTCCATTAATTTTTCATTACCGCAGTATATCTTTTCACCATTTTTTTCAGCGATAATTCCTTCACCGGCAACATTAGTCAATACATAGTCCTTTTCAAAATCTTTACCATAAGAATTCATAATTGATAATGCGATAGGGTGATTAGAATTGCATTCAGCTATACTTGCCAAATGTAAAATTTCATCTTTTTTCTCTATTGGATAAACGTTCTTAATAGCAAAGTTTCCTTTTGTTAAAGTTCCCGTCTTATCAAAAATAAATGTATTTGCTTTATTAAATTTTTCCAAATAGTTTGTTCCCTTAATTAGAATACCATATTTAGATGCAGCACCAATTCCAGCGAAAAATGATAGTGGAATAGAAATAACTAAAGCACAAGGACAAGATACAACTAAGAAACTTAGCGCTCTATAAATCCATACTGACCATTCACCAGTAATTAAACTAGGAATAATAGCTAATAATACTGCTAAACCAACAACGATAGGAGTATAAAAACGAGCAAATTTAGTAATGAAATTTTCTGCCTTAGATTTTTGTGAAGTTGCATTTTCAACTAATTCAAGAATTTTTGAAACAGTAGAATCATAAAATTCTTTTTCTACTTTAATTTCTAACTGTGAAGTTAAATTAATTGTACCGCTGATGGCTTCATCTCCTTCTAAGACTTCTTTTGGTAGAGATTCACCAGTTAGCGCTTTAGTATCTAATGTTGATGCACCTTTAATTATTTTTCCATCAAGAGGTATTTTTTCACCAGGATTTACTACTATGATATCATCTATTTTTACTTCTTCTGGATCAACTTCTTCAACTCCATTTTCTGTTTTTAAATTTGCATAATCTGGACGAATATCCATTAAAGAAGTAATAGATTTTCTCGATTTTCCAGTAGCATAACTTTGGAAAAATTCGCCTACTTGATAAAATAGTAAAACTGCACAAGCTTCATCAAAACCTTCGATATCAAAATGATTTACGCCGCGATATATTGCCAATCCAAAAGCTCCAAAAGTTGCAACAACCATCAGAAAATTTTCATCGAGAAATTCTCCGTGAAAAATATTAGCAAATGCTTTATATATAACATCATATCCAATTGTAATATATACAATTAAATATAAAGCAAAAGGGAAAAGCCAATTTAAATTACCATTAAAAACTGTATCTAGTTTAACAATTTTGTCAGTTATAAAAATCGCAAAAAATAATATTAAACTGGCAATAATTCTAATTAATTTTTTCTTATCACGTTTAGACATAAAATTAATTACTTTCTTATAATTCGGCAATCAGGTTCAATTTTTTTACAAATTTTAACAGCTTCATCCACAATGCTTTCAAATTTTTCATCATCAGCAACTAGTGTTAACTTTTGGGTTAAAAAATTAACATTAACCTCTTGAACACCATCAATTTTAGAAATAGCATGTTCCATTTTTCCTGCACATACTGCACACTCTAAGTCTTCTAATCTGTAAATTTTTTTCATATGTACCTCCAAACTTACCAAATTTGAATAATTCATTAATTGAACACATGTTCATATAATGTTTGAATAAAATAGGATTTTAACCTATTTTCCTTCATTAACATGAGTTAAACCATATTCCATAATTTTTGAAACATGATCATCATCAATAGAATAAAGAACTTCTTTTCCCATTTTAATTCCTTTGACTAATTTACTAGATCTAAGGACTCTTAATTGATGAGATACAGCAGAAGATGACATATTAAGTATATCTGCAATCTCATAAACATAAAGGCTTTTCACTTGTAAACAGCTGAGAATCTTTGCTCTAGTTGAATCGCCAAACATTTTGAACAAATTAGCTAAAGCATCAATGGTATTTTCATCAGGAATCTTATTTTTAATAATCTCAGAATTTATTGCTTGTTGTTCTTCCATCGTTCCTCACATTTGAACATTTATTCATATGTTCTTTTATATTGTATTTCACTTATATTTTTTTGTCAATACTTTTTCTTTTCTTAAACTTTTTTCAATATACAATTTTCAAAATATTTTTCATATTTTTTACAAAAAAATTATTTTAATCTAGATATAAAAAATGTATAATGTCAATATAATATGTAAGCGGTTACAATAGGAGGAAAATATGACTTACACACCGGATAAAATTAGAAATATTGCTATCGTTGGGCACCAGGGCAGTGGAAAAA
This window of the Firmicutes bacterium CAG:345 genome carries:
- a CDS encoding heavy metal translocating P-type ATPase (product inferred by homology to UniProt) encodes the protein MSKRDKKKLIRIIASLILFFAIFITDKIVKLDTVFNGNLNWLFPFALYLIVYITIGYDVIYKAFANIFHGEFLDENFLMVVATFGAFGLAIYRGVNHFDIEGFDEACAVLLFYQVGEFFQSYATGKSRKSITSLMDIRPDYANLKTENGVEEVDPEEVKIDDIIVVNPGEKIPLDGKIIKGASTLDTKALTGESLPKEVLEGDEAISGTINLTSQLEIKVEKEFYDSTVSKILELVENATSQKSKAENFITKFARFYTPIVVGLAVLLAIIPSLITGEWSVWIYRALSFLVVSCPCALVISIPLSFFAGIGAASKYGILIKGTNYLEKFNKANTFIFDKTGTLTKGNFAIKNVYPIEKKDEILHLASIAECNSNHPIALSIMNSYGKDFEKDYVLTNVAGEGIIAEKNGEKIYCGNEKLMENNNINFIKNEEVGTVVYVAKNDKFFGSIIIADEIKDGAKETIESLSKNGGKTIMLTGDNEKIAESVAESLKLTDYKASLLPQNKVEEIDKIFKEKKKEDVICFVGDGINDAPSLMRSDIGIAMGGVGSDAAIEAADMVLMHDDLKDLIIAKKISKKTMRIAYENIIFSLAIKMLILILSAFGITNMWIAVFGDVGVAVIAILNAMRVNSKY
- a CDS encoding transcriptional regulator ArsR family (product inferred by homology to UniProt), producing MEEQQAINSEIIKNKIPDENTIDALANLFKMFGDSTRAKILSCLQVKSLYVYEIADILNMSSSAVSHQLRVLRSSKLVKGIKMGKEVLYSIDDDHVSKIMEYGLTHVNEGK
- a CDS encoding putative uncharacterized protein (product inferred by homology to UniProt), coding for MKKIYRLEDLECAVCAGKMEHAISKIDGVQEVNVNFLTQKLTLVADDEKFESIVDEAVKICKKIEPDCRIIRK